The nucleotide sequence TTCACTTGCAAATCTCACAAAGATGGGTTCAGTTTCACTGAAAATTGGAGATGGAACAGCAAGATTCAAAAGAGCAACACTTTGTTCTTCAGCTGTTAACATTCTCATGATTTTCTGTGTCATCACAACCAATCTCTTTGCTCTCTATGCTTTCACTTCATCTTCCTCAAAAAACCacaccaccaccaacaccaacaacagTAACCTTAATCTTCACAAAAACATCTCTCTTGTCTCAGAACAAGTCTCACTCATACTCAGAGAGATAGATTTGTCTCAAAAGAAACTAGCCCAGATGGAAAAACAGCTTCTTGGTTATGAAAGCATTGATCTTTCAAGACCCAACATTGCAAATGAGCTGAAAATCTTCCTCCAAAGACATCAACTTCCTTTAGGCAAGGATTCAAGAACTGGGATCACTGAAATGGTGTCATCAGTTGGTCATTCTTGTGAGAAAAGTGCAGACTTGTTGTCACAGTTCATGAGTTACAAGGCTTCTGGAGCTTGTCCTGATGATTGGAGTGTAGCTCAGAAACTGATCTTAAAAGGGTGTGAGCCTTTACCTAGAAGAAGGTGTTTTTCAAAAACTGTTTCAAAATCaggtttttttccttttcctgtTTCTCTTTGGAAGCCTCTTGGTAATAACACTTTTAATTGGAGTGGTTTGAATTGTAAGAGTTTTGAATGtttgaaaggaaagaaattGAGTAGAGATTGTGTtaattgttttgatttggttagtGGTGGA is from Medicago truncatula cultivar Jemalong A17 chromosome 1, MtrunA17r5.0-ANR, whole genome shotgun sequence and encodes:
- the LOC25482191 gene encoding uncharacterized protein, which gives rise to MGSVSLKIGDGTARFKRATLCSSAVNILMIFCVITTNLFALYAFTSSSSKNHTTTNTNNSNLNLHKNISLVSEQVSLILREIDLSQKKLAQMEKQLLGYESIDLSRPNIANELKIFLQRHQLPLGKDSRTGITEMVSSVGHSCEKSADLLSQFMSYKASGACPDDWSVAQKLILKGCEPLPRRRCFSKTVSKSGFFPFPVSLWKPLGNNTFNWSGLNCKSFECLKGKKLSRDCVNCFDLVSGGNENQRFVKSKSKNDFLVDDVLALGNGGIRMGFDIGGGSGSFAARMFDRNVTVITNTLNVDAPFSEFIAARGLFPLYLSLDHRFPFYDNVFDLIHASSALDVGGKAEKLEFLMFDIDRVLRAGGLFWLDNFFCFSEEKKQTLTRLIERFGYKKLKWVVGEKVDSFGSGKSEVVLSAVLQKPVRG